A genomic segment from Nicotiana tabacum cultivar K326 chromosome 9, ASM71507v2, whole genome shotgun sequence encodes:
- the LOC142164256 gene encoding dehydration-responsive element-binding protein 1A-like has protein sequence MNIFGDHNFDPLIPTLSTSLLPAAEYSTSSDSGSSGSTPNYSDEEVMLASNYPKKRAGRKKFRETRHPVYRRIRRRNSNKWVCEVREPNKKSRIWLGTFPTAEMAARAHDVAAIALRGRSACLNFADSAWRLPIPTSAAAKDIQKAAVEAAEAFRPVESHGENFKKIIVDQVIQELVAELPDNVLFMDEEALLCMPRLLVNMAEGLMLPPPQCIIDGYEMEADHADMSLWSY, from the coding sequence ATGAATATTTTTGGAGACCACAATTTTGATCCACTAATTCCTACACTGTCAACTTCTTTGTTGCCAGCTGCTGAATATTCAACTTCGTCTGATAGTGGCAGCTCAGGGAGTACACCTAATTAttctgatgaagaagtgatgttAGCTTCGAACTATCCAAAGAAACGTGCGGGTAGGAAGAAGTTTCGTGAAACTCGACATCCAGTATACAGGAGAATAAGGAGGAGAAATTCGAATAAGTGGGTTTGTGAAGTAAGAGAACCCAATAAGAAATCAAGAATCTGGCTGGGCACTTTCCCAACTGCAGAAATGGCAGCTCGAGCTCATGACGTTGCGGCCATAGCTCTAAGAGGCCGGTCAGCATGTTTGAACTTTGCTGATTCGGCTTGGAGGTTACCCATCCCGACTTCAGCGGCCGCCAAAGATATTCAGAAGGCGGCCGTTGAAGCCGCCGAAGCATTTCGGCCTGTAGAATCACATGgagaaaactttaagaaaattattgttgaCCAAGTAATACAAGAGTTGGTTGCAGAATTGCCTGATAATGTGTTGTTTATGGACGAGGAGGCACTTCTCTGCATGCCGAGATTACTTGTGAATATGGCCGAAGGGCTAATGCTACCTCCACCTCAATGTATTATAGACGGATATGAAATGGAAGCTGATCATGCTGACATGTCTTTGTGGAGCTATTGA